The Nocardioides campestrisoli genome includes a window with the following:
- a CDS encoding LCP family protein — translation MSARRWVRALRLALLAGVLAVVGLVVPDSTVAPTEVALVKVKRAQGVDLSPDVVWILALGSDARPGQVMTRTRADAIQLVGINSRTGAATAIGVPRDAWVDLPGYGRNRINAGLVYGGPQLMAAAMRNLSGVEADYVMVTRFPFFEDMVDDIGGITVVNPRRFADPNLKKEGFARGRIRLGGYDAMAFSRIRKGLVDGDFGRSANQQRTLRGIHAKIVASKDRPGFLERGVMTVLQHTATDAGPVELFRIAQAVAQVDGRKITTCVVPGRLGTAGAASVVFPDVAAARRWGRQAGRDATLARC, via the coding sequence ATGAGCGCGCGGCGGTGGGTCCGTGCCCTGCGGCTCGCGCTGCTGGCCGGCGTCCTGGCGGTGGTGGGCCTGGTGGTGCCCGACTCCACGGTCGCGCCCACGGAGGTGGCCCTGGTGAAGGTGAAGCGGGCCCAGGGGGTGGACCTGAGCCCCGACGTGGTCTGGATCCTGGCCCTGGGCTCGGACGCCCGGCCGGGACAGGTGATGACCCGGACCCGGGCCGACGCGATCCAGCTGGTCGGGATCAACTCCAGGACGGGGGCGGCCACCGCCATCGGCGTCCCCCGGGACGCCTGGGTCGACCTGCCCGGCTACGGCCGGAACCGGATCAACGCCGGCCTCGTCTACGGCGGCCCGCAGCTGATGGCCGCGGCCATGCGCAACCTCAGCGGGGTGGAGGCCGACTACGTGATGGTCACCCGGTTCCCGTTCTTCGAGGACATGGTCGACGACATCGGCGGCATCACCGTGGTCAACCCGCGCCGCTTCGCCGACCCGAACCTGAAGAAGGAGGGCTTCGCCCGCGGCCGGATCCGACTGGGCGGCTACGACGCGATGGCCTTCAGCCGGATCCGCAAGGGGCTGGTGGACGGCGACTTCGGTCGCTCGGCCAACCAGCAGCGGACCCTGCGCGGCATCCACGCCAAGATCGTCGCCTCCAAGGACCGGCCCGGGTTCCTGGAGCGCGGGGTGATGACGGTGCTGCAGCACACCGCGACCGACGCGGGTCCGGTGGAGCTCTTCCGGATCGCCCAGGCGGTGGCTCAGGTCGACGGCCGGAAGATCACCACCTGCGTGGTCCCGGGCCGGCTCGGCACGGCCGGCGCCGCGAGCGTGGTCTTCCCGGACG